The genomic window GGCTCATCCTTTACTGGTTCTCATACACTACTCATGGATGGTTCCTCAAAAACGTTAACGTCAAGCCTCACCTCATGGCAAAACTTCACTGCGACCGGGACGATTACGTTGGCAAATGCCAATCATACGATAAAAGGTAATGTTGTTTTGACTGGCAGCACTATTACCGCTGGCACTTCGACTATTAATATGACCGGTACCGCTCACGCGATTACTGGAGCCGGGCAGACACTGAATAATTTGACGATCAATCCTTCGTCGGCGGGTACAATCACCGCTCAAACGTCAGACTTCACCGTGGGAGGGACATTAAATGTAGCAGTTGGCGACCAGTTCACTATCAATTCCGGCATTACGGTCACCCATACTGGCGCGACATTGACGCTGTCTGGGACCATGAACGGGCCTGGACGCTTAACGTACAGAAGTGCTACGGCATTCCCCACGACCGGTACATTAGCTTCCAGTCTTATTCTCAAAATGGATAGTACGAGCACCAACCAAAGTATGGGGCAGCGGACTGATTACCAGAAAGTTGAAATTGATAATAGCGGCACGACTGCTGGACGGACGGTAACCGTCGGGACGGCTGGTTCTCAAACTATTACCATCAACTCAACGCTCGATCTGATGAACACCGGGGCAGATCCAAGTACTACTGTCTTCCAGGTAAATACGTGGGACCCGGCGTTCACCGTGACGGGCAGCGTAACGATTGCTGCTAATACCACGTTTGAGGCGAGCTCGGCGACAACGACGAATTTTGGTGATGATTTTTCCAATTCAGGAACTTTCACTCATAATTCCGGAGCGATTGCATTAACGACGACTACTGCAGCAACAATAGCTGGCAACACAACATTTAATAACTTCTCAGTTACGAGCATCGGCGCAGCCAAAACAATCAATTTTACGAATGGCTCTACAACAACAGTTTCTGGAACATGGACCGTAACTGGCGCTGTGGGTCAGCTCGTGACGTTACAATCGACAAGTTTAGGCAATCAGTGGACTATTAATCCGACATCAGCTTCAATTTCATACGTCGACGTGAACGATTCTAATAACACTGGGGCGGCGATTTGCGCCACGTTTTCGCAATCGACTAGTGATAACAATACAAATTGGGGCGTTTCCGCGGGAGCGACCTGTGGTATCGATATTGCCGGTACTTCCAACAGTTCCGGCGGCACGGTGCGGGTTGCAGTCAATACGTCATTACAAGCGCAAACTACGACGTTAGCCGCAAGCTGGACGATCACAGGCGTGACGGTTAATAATACCGATATTGTCACAGTTTTTGTGGAAGGTGTGGATACCGCGGAAACGACTGGCGTGGCGCAATACGACGGTACGGGCAATATCGGCGGCATGGTGCTCAATACCAACGTGTTGAGTATTGGCAGCGATGATAACCAAACCATCGACCTGGCCGATCTTGATTTATTCAGCTGTTCGGACAACGAAAATGTGATGCATAGTGTGGCTGCGGGCGTGCTCGATATTGAGGGGACGGACGCCGGATGCGGCGCTAACCCGGCCAACAGCTATTCCGATGAAACGTTAAAAGCGACCGCATCAGACCCGTTATCTATTGGCAACAGCCAGACTTTGAATTCGCATAACGTTACCATTGATGCCAGCGGATCAATTACGTCGGGGACCAGCGGTGTATTTGATGTGTCAGGAACATGGGATAACAACGGAACGTTTACCGCAAGCACGTCAACCGTCACGTTTAGTTCGGGTTCTACGGAAACAGTTGAAGCTGGCTCCTCCAGTTTTAATAACGTTGTGTTTGCAAATGCTTCGGGCAATTGGACGGTTCAAACAAACAATATGACAACCAACAACCTGACACTGACGTCGGGAACGTTCACTTTGGAATCCGGGCGCACGCTGGAGGTGCAGGGAAATTATTCCCAGGCAATTGTCGCGGCTAATACTACCTGGACTGGATCGACGCTCTACCTCAATGGCAGTGGGGGAATGTATGACATCAATACTAAGACGCACGGCGGTGATACCTATGCCACGCTGCGAGTGGGTGGTAGTGAAGACATTGCCATGTGGGATTCCAGCGCGGCGACGGCCTACACCATTGATGCGGGTGGCTGTCTTTTCTCCGAAGACCATAGTGGTTCAGCCGGGCGCTTGAATATCTATGGCACCTGCAATTCACGCGCTAACGAGTATTGGAGCTACACCACTGATTTTGATGGCGCAGCGGTGACGCGGCAAACTGACGTGCGTTTCGCCCCGAGCGCCACACTAACCGTAGATAACGGTGATACGCTGGAAATTCTTGGGCAGAGCGCCGGCGCTAACCGATCGCTGGTCACGCGTGAGAGCACGGGCAACTATGGATTGACCGTCAGCGGTACCATCAATGCGCAGTATTATGATTTTGATTATCTCAATGCCAGCGGGCTGAATCTGACCAGCACTGCCACGGTTACCGAATTATCCGATGGGTCATTTGATAATAATGCCAGCGGTGCGTCATCAAGCTATTTGACCTTGACCAGTCTCACTTCGTCAAAGAGTTTATTCCGAATTGTTTTTGATGAGAGTGGCGACGGCACTGACAGTAATGTCGTTTACAATATTAATGCCGATGGCAGTGGTATTGATTGGACAATGTTGCAATGGAGCGGTGGCAAAGGCGGTGAAGCCAATGATAATGAGGTAAATAGCGCTTCGGTCAAATGGTTTTCTGATTTAACCTTAGCGGTGAGTGCTAATAGCATTGATCTCGGTGTGGTAAATCCATTGATAACCGGTAGTGGTAGCCACACTATTACGGTCACGTCTAATGCTCCGAGCGGCTACACCTGTCGCGCGGCGGAAGATGGCAATTTACGCAATGGCGCCAGCGACATTGATGATGTGATTGATGGCGCGGTGACGACGGGCAGCGAGGAGTATGGGATTAGCTGTACTGGCGCTGATTGTCAGTTGTCGGGGGACAACGCCTTGTCTGGTTCGCCATTAACGATTGCTACCTACAATACTACCGCGGTCGCTCGAGTGACCACGCTCTACTATAAGGCGGCGATTTCTTCAGCAACAGCGGGGTTATCTTACTCACATATCGTGACGGTGACGTGCACGGGCGATTTTTAATTAAATCATTGACAAGAGGCGTGAAAAGTGCTAAAATGATAGTAGAATATAGGAAATTTGTGCGTTTTTGCACACCAATATTCAAAAAACCAACACAAAAATCATATGAAACATAAAGTCATAGCTGCGGTTTTTAGTTCCCAAACAACGACCAATCTGAATCGGGTGGCCACACTCGTCACGCTGATTGCCATGCTTGGGGTAATTTTAGTCTATCCGGGCACGCAGGTAAAAGCGGTTGGTATCGATGCGGTGACCGCTTCGGTACCAGAAGGTTCTGATGCCACCGGCGCTGCTGCTGCGGTGACCGTTACTTTTGAATCTTCTGTGCTCTCAAATGGCGAGGTGTTTACAATATATTTGGGAGAGGATACGACCGGTGATGAGTGGGGATTAAATGCAGTGGCCACTGGAGATATTTCATGTTCAGATAATGGAACTGGTGAAACATATACCGTTGGTTCAGTAAATGCCGCATCAGCCACTCTGCCGATGCGCACAGCGATCACGGCTACGACTGTCGGTACTGGCGCCACGACTACCACTTGCGTGATTGGTGACGGCACTCCAAATCCAACGAACCCCACAGTAGCGGATGGTTATTCTGTTGCGGTGGTTACCAGCGCTGATTCTGGAGCTGGTATTATTTACATCGGTGACGCAAACGATGTTACGGTATCGGTGAATGTATTGCCCAACTTGACGCTGACGATTGATAATGCGGATGGCACGAATTGTACTACATCATCAGGCGTAACTTCGTGTAATCTCGGTACCGTGCTGACCACTACCGTTGGTCAAGGGAATTATGATGTTAACGTCGGTACCAACGCTACGAGTGGAGCTACTTTACAGATCGCCGAGGATGGCAATCTGCGTAATGGCGCAAATGAGATTGCTGATGCTACTGAAAATGATACGATCGTAGCAGGAACGACTGATTACGGCATCGCCGTCGCATCAGATGGCGGATGGACGGAGCAGGGTAACTTTAATGATGATGATACGCCTATTCCGACCGGGCCGGCCACGGTGGCTACGACAGCAGGGGCAGTCGCCTATACCAATGATGTGACCGTAACGCACAAGGTCGCGGTGGATTCTACGGTTCCTGCGCTGGTCTATTCACACATTGTGACATGGACGGCGACAGCAAATTTCTAGTGGCCTCAAACAAAAATAAAAATGAAAACCAAAAAAACAACTCATAGCTTTTTTGGCATCCGGCTCCGGGATGAAGCAACTGGCCGGCTCTTTCGTTTTGAACACGATCTACTGACGCTGGTAATTGTTTTTGCGGTTGTTGCTTTTGGCGTACGTTATTATTTACCACGTTTAGATGCTGCTGGTTTAGATAGTGTTACGGTGTCATTAAGTAATGAAACAGTTAATACTGATGCGCGTGTCACCGTTTCATTTGAAGTAGGGAATTTATCGAACGGCGAGACGATTGGGATTTATTTGGGGGAGGATACGACTGGTGATGAATGGCAGCTCGACGGTATCACGACTAGTCATATTAGCTGTAGTGATAATGGTGCGGGTGAAACGTATACAGCGACGGCGGTCAATGCGGCGAGTGCCAGCGTGGCCATGAACGTTGCTTTTACTGCTACGACAGTTGGTGCCGGTGCCACGACCGTGACGTGTTTGATCGGCGATGGCGGCGCTAATAATCCCAACAACCCGACGGTAGCTGATGGTTATTCAGTTGCAGTTGCGACGACTGAGGATGCGGGTGCGGGCATCGCCTACGTGGGTAATGCAAACGATGTGACGGTGTCAGTTCAACTATTGTCTAATCTAGCATTAACTGTGAATAATGCTGATGGCACCCGCTGCACGACCACCGCTGGTGTAACGAGTTGTAATTTGGGGACAGTGTTAACAACCACCGTGGCTCAAGGGAATTACGATGTGAATGTTGGCACTAATGCTTCAAGCGGCGCCACGTTGCAGCTCACCAGCGACGGCCAGCTGCGGAATGGTGCGAATACAATTGCCGCCTATGTTGAGGATTCGGGAGCGATAAGCGCCGGTACGGAGGAATATGGTATTGATTTGGCCTCTGATGTCGGGTGGACGGAGCAGGGTAATTTTACGGATGACGCAACTGCCGTACCTACCTCGCCTACTAACGTCGCGACCACTGCCGCTGAAAATGATATTGCCGGAGCAGATATTACCGTCACGCATAAAGTAGCCATTGATTCGACCGTGCCAGCGTTTCTCTACTCACATATCGTGACCTGGACGGCCACGGGAAATTTCTAGCTTAATCAACGAATAACCTTCGGCTTTGCCTGCCTGGAGTACAGACCTGGCATGCTTTTTTATTGTCTAAATTATTTTTTTGCGCTATACTTTTCACTATTATGGAGGTACCCAGGAGACAGCACACACATTTTCTTTTTTGGCTGACCATCAGCGTTTGTGTCGCGACTGGTTTTTTTCTTTTTGGACACGTCAGCCAAGCGCAGGCTGTGACCATTTCACAGCTGAACCTCGAGATTAATGCAGATCCCGGCGAAACGATTGAACAGGTTGTTCAGGTGTATGACGATTCGAAGAGTGGCGTCACGGTTTTCCCGTGGGTTTACAATTTTACCCAGGATCCAAGTCGCGAGGGGTCGGCTTTAATATTGACCGATCCGAAGGATCTCAAGCCCGACCGTGCCTGGATACAATATGACCAGGCGCTGGTCGCTCTGCCCGCTGATGGAACATTGGTTGACTTTCCGTATCGCATTGTGGTGCCTGAGGATGCTGAGCCAGGTACCCATCTCATTTCATTAGTCTTCCGCACGCGTGCGCCTCAAGATGCTGAAGAAGAAGGTACGGAAGTGATCATCGGTGCTAACGTGGCTTTAGATATTTTTCTCAAAGTGTCAGGCGTGACGATTGATACGATTGATGCCGATTTTCAAGTCGGACATTTTGCCAATACAGATCCGCAGACGTCATTAGCCGAGCGAAAAAAAACATTTACGCCAAAAACATTCTTCACGAAACCACCCGTGGATTTCCTGCTGGAGGTGGTCAATCAGGGGAATACCCATCAGAAGCCAGACGGTAACATCAAAATCATCAACGACCTGATTGGCGGAGAACCTGAACAATATGCCATCAATCAGGATGGAAAAATTGTTTTGCCAGGAACTTCACGTCTCTATGAAACGCCACGATTTGGTCAGGGATTCATGTTTGGTAAGTACCGCGCCCAGCTCACGCTCTTGTATGGCAATCCATTGAAGCCATTGAATAAGGAAGTCAGTTTTTGGATTGTGCCGGTACTGGAAATTAGCATTGCCCTGGGGATCCTGCTGCTCTTAATTGTTTCGGTTATTTTCTACATAATCTGGCGGAGAAAAAAAGACCGGGAGAAAGAACAGCGCATTCGCGAGCAAGTTCGCCAGGAGATGCAGCAGCAATAGACTGTCGATGAAAAACCGCCCGTTGAGTATACTCAGGGGCGGCGGTTTTGGGTTTGTGCGAGGAAAGCTAAGGCAACGGCGTGGCGATACGAAGAATTTTTTTCACAAGAGCTGGTTCGATGAATTTCTCCTTGATGGAGAGCAGGCCATTTTCGACGGTGCCAATCATATCTGCTTTGCGGTAGAGGCCTCCGTACATGGTGGTGGGATTCAGTCCCAGGGCTTGGGAAACTTCAACTTCAGGCATCTTCGGTTTGTGAAGCCTATATACTTTATATGTCATGGACACTCCTGTTGTGTTTTTTATTTTTTTGGGAAGTAGTTAGTATAGTGCGGAAACCTGCGCACGTCAAAGACGCGGATGAGCCAGACTTTTTGACGGCAATCCCCGTGGCTGGTAAGATGGCCTAATATATCAAAAACAGCTCGTTTTATCGTAATTCCATACATCAACCATCGGCAAAACCACAAGGAGGTTATCATGCCGAAATCTCTAAAACTAGTTCAGAATACCCTACAAGGCCTATTTGAGGTTTATGCGGGGGAATTTGATCCAGATGAGTTTTTTGCTGACACCAGTCGGCACGATGTGATGAAGCTTGCGGTCCAGCTGGGCCGTGACGGCGCGATCACCCTTGATCGCATCATGGAGTACGTACAGGCGTCATATGATGTCAGTATGGATGATGCTCCGGCATTTGCCATGAAGCTCTTCCGGACGCTGCAGCGGTTGTCAGAGGAAAGCGATTTACCGTTCTCATCTGATACCCCGACCACGCGGCGCCCTCGGAAGACGCGTCAGCCGAAAGGCAAGACGGTGCAACCGTCGAAGGATGCGTCGTCTCCTGGCCGTTCTCGCTCGGCGAATTCTCCGCTGTCGAAATTTATCACCGCTTGCGGTGATGAAGCGGCGGCAACTCAGCTCTTGACTGATGCGATCCGCAAAGCCGGAAAGGAAAAGGCACATGGCGCCATCGGCCGTGCTTTTGAAGAGATTCTGGTGAATAACCCGAAGCAGTTTAATTTCCTGAAGAAGCTGAATGCCCCGGGTCGGACATACATCGTCAAGCAGCTCGGAATCGATGCCAAGAAGGTGCTGAAGAGCAAGGAGTAGCTCATGCGTAATACCATTATTACCAGTGACGGAATGATTCCGTCTCGAGCTTCACCATTCCCCACTCGTGCGGAGCTGATATTGATTGCTCGGATCGAAGACCACTATGGTTGTCAGGATCGCATGGACGACCTCTTGCGCGAGTGGCACCACGTCCGCGGACTGTCTTTGTCGGCGATTGCGCTGATTTGGACATCAGTATTGGGCAATGACATTGCCCTGTCCTGGCTCGAATACCTGGCGGAACGGTATGGCGTCGCGGTCAGAGCACATGACAATGCGCTGGTTGAGACGACCATAGCGGCCGGGGCAGCCATTGCCTCGGCAGATTCAGCCGAACCCTTCAGTGGGATCGGCGGCGGCATTATTGCCCAACGCATCGTGAATCTTTGGCAATATAATCGTAGTTGGTCGCGTGTTTTGAGTCGGCTGTTCCAGCAGGACAATCGCGTCACACTTTCGTGGCTGCAATCGTTCGTGGTTCAGCACGGAGCGGCGTTTGTTAATTTGGTAAAGGCGAGCGATCTTCGTTTGCTCTTTGCAAATGACGGTTCGGTCGTTATCGAAGCGCTTCCTCAGGAAGTGTCCGAGCCGGCTCAACTAGCCGTCCGCCAAAAACGCAAACGCACCACGCGCTCATCAGCTCAACTGGCTCGATCGTCTGATCGCCCCAAAAGCGATCGGACACCTGGCCTCAGGGACGAGGATCGATCGCTTGTTGTATATTTCCGAGAAGTTGGAAAAACGCATTTGATTGATACTGCTGAAGAGGTTCGTCTGGCGCAGCGTATCCGGAAGGGTGACCAGTGCGCGTATGAAAAATTGGTTAATGCCAATTTGCGCTTTGTTACTTCGGTGGCAAAGCAATACCAAAATCAGGGCGTATCCCTCGGCGATTTGATCAATGAGGGGAACATCGGCCTGATGAAGGCAGCTAAGCGATTTGACGAAACACGGGGATTTAAGTTTATCTCTTATGCGGTCTGGTGGATCCGCCAAGCAATCCTTCAGGCTCTGGCAGAGAATTCCCGCATCGTCCGACTGCCCCTGAATCGGTCGGGTAAGCTCTATAAGATACGGAAGACGAGCGATCGTCTCACTCAAGTCTTAGGACGCGAACCAACCCCTGATGAAATCGCTATTGAACTCGCCTTAAGCGAGGATGAGGTAGACTATACCATGTCGATTGCAGACACTCATCTTTCGCTTGATATGCCGCTTTCCGATGAACTTGGTAGTGATAATCTGATTGATCGGATCGAGGACACGTCAAGCGTGTCCGCTGATCATTCATTTATGACCAAGTCGTTGCGTGCCGAAATCGAAAAGGCGCTGGATACCTTAACTGCCCGACAGGCAGACGTGGTGACTCTGTATTTTGGGCTCAATCATGAACATCCGATGACTTTGGAGGAAATCGGAGCTCAATTTTCCCTGACTCGAGAGCGAGTCAGGCAGATCAAAGAACTGGCGATTCGAAGGCTGCGTCACGCCAGCCGTTCCCGGTCGCTCCGATCGTATCTCGATACATTTGAACAAGGAGGAAATCATTAAGCAAGTCGTTATGCACCATCACACGCATGACGACTTTTCTTTTTTACAAAAAGAAAACCCTCATCAACGATCCTCTTACGCTTCAGCGACGTGAATTCCTTATGCGTCCGGACACGTTCCTACTCGCGTTGGACTAGGGAGGGTGATTGATGAGGGGCAAACCGCCAAAGAAAGGCGGGATCGGAACAGGCTGCATCGCTGGGAAGATGCAGATCAGCGCAACGGGCTGAGTCAGGAGAGCGGGACAAAAGAGCCGGTGAACTATGCCGTTACTCTAACATGTTTGGCCACTGAGGCAATAGTGTGTCTCAGGCAGTTTGGTGCTTACGTTACTTGACAAAGGCCTAAAAATGCGCTATAATTATGGTGTATTCAATACAAAACCGTATTGAAGCTTTTAAAAAAGCAAAAACAAAAAATAAAAAATGGAGCGGATACAACATTATTTATATCGTAAAATACGGGTCGCCACAGTCATTGTGGTGGCTGTTTTGGTGATCATGGGCTCAAGCATTGGACTGTATGTTCAAGCGAGTTCCACCTCGAATTTTCAGCAAACCATAAATGCCGGGACTCTTGCCGTTGATATCGTGAATGGCAGTTATGTTACGGTGGGGAGTCCGTCGGTTGCCATGGGAGCCGTGACGTTTAGTTTTGGCTGTCAGACTGCGACGGGAACGTTTGGCAGTGCCACCCAACAAATTTACGTTTCGAATCCGGATGCGGCAGATAATGGATGGACCGTGTCATTGGCTGGATCAGCCGCTACCGCGGTGTGGGATAGCGCGGGTACTGACTATGATTTTAATGATCCCACTACGTCTGGATGCGCTGACGGCGCCGACGCGGACAGTTTAGCTGGACAATTAACCGTCGATCCAAATGCGGGAACCTTGGCTACCGGTCAGTGCAGCAGCTGTGCCACATCAAATATTACCAAAGGAACATCGACTGGCTTTAATCAGGGAACAACTGATAGTATTACCATTTTGACCGGTGCCGCCGCCTCGAATGATATTGGCGATTGGACATTGCAAGGGGTTAGCCTCTCACAAAAAATTCCGGCGGAACAGCCCGCAGCTGCTGATTATGATATCAATACGACCTTATCCATCGTTGCATCATAATTTATTACGTTTTGATTTTTTCAGGCGGCGCATTACTGCGCCGCTTTTCTTTTGATTTATTTTTGGTATACTGGAAGGGTTATGAAGAAACAAATCGTTGTGATGGCGATCGCTGTGGGCGTCGGATTTTTACTGGCATCCCCGA from Candidatus Kerfeldbacteria bacterium includes these protein-coding regions:
- a CDS encoding RNA polymerase sigma factor RpoD/SigA, which gives rise to MDDLLREWHHVRGLSLSAIALIWTSVLGNDIALSWLEYLAERYGVAVRAHDNALVETTIAAGAAIASADSAEPFSGIGGGIIAQRIVNLWQYNRSWSRVLSRLFQQDNRVTLSWLQSFVVQHGAAFVNLVKASDLRLLFANDGSVVIEALPQEVSEPAQLAVRQKRKRTTRSSAQLARSSDRPKSDRTPGLRDEDRSLVVYFREVGKTHLIDTAEEVRLAQRIRKGDQCAYEKLVNANLRFVTSVAKQYQNQGVSLGDLINEGNIGLMKAAKRFDETRGFKFISYAVWWIRQAILQALAENSRIVRLPLNRSGKLYKIRKTSDRLTQVLGREPTPDEIAIELALSEDEVDYTMSIADTHLSLDMPLSDELGSDNLIDRIEDTSSVSADHSFMTKSLRAEIEKALDTLTARQADVVTLYFGLNHEHPMTLEEIGAQFSLTRERVRQIKELAIRRLRHASRSRSLRSYLDTFEQGGNH